TTTTTCTATTATTATTTTATTAATTTAATTTATATTAAAACTATTTATAAATTTATTTTTCAATAAAAAAATATTTCTTTTCATCTATTTTGTTGCTTTTGCTAGTTTTGCACTTATATCATCAGCATAATGTAATGCTATGGCTTCAGGAATTTTAGGATCTACAGTTGAACCCCATCCTAGAGATTTTTCTCCATGATGTGATAGTATCATATGTATTAATTGTACTTTAAGTTTATCATCAATATCAAGATTACTTAGTTTACTTTCTAGCATATTAGCACCAATATAAAGATGATCAAGCATTTGTCCTTCATAATTTATGTCAATAATATTTGTATCATATGAGTATGTTTTTATTTTTCCAATATCATGAAGTAATGCTCCTGTAACTAGAAGTTGTCGGTCAAGTTCTGGGTAAATATCAGATAAAGCATTACATATTTTTACAACTTCATTTGTATGTATAAGTAGTCCACCTAGGTAGTTGTGATGATGAATTTTTGCTGCTGGTGCTTGTATAAACTTATCATAAAATTCAGGATCTTTAAAGAATGCATCAAGTACTATAGTTAGTTGTGTATCTTCAACTGAATCAAGAGTATCTTGTAGATATTTCAGGTTTTTTTCATAGTTTTCAGCCTTTTGTATGAAGTCATTTTCATCATATTTTCTTGATGGAAATATTGTATCTATTAGTATGTTAAAATTTCCTGATTCTGGTGGATATTCCTGGATTTTTCCTTTTATTGTAATAACCTGGTTTATCTGGTATTTTTCATATATTTTTCGTGGTCTTCCATCAAACATCCGAGCTTTTATATTTCCAGTTTTATCTTGTATTGTAAGTTCTAGGTATGGTTTGTTTGTTTTTGTTTTTCTGATTTGTTTTTCAATTAATAGAAATTGGCTGGTAATTTCCCTATCTTCATTAAAGTTTTTTATAAAATCGTTTTCTTTTTTCAATTTTTCACATCATCCTCAAATATTTTTTTGATTGTATTGTTTAATAGTTTTCTTTTTTCTAT
This window of the Methanosphaera cuniculi genome carries:
- a CDS encoding 3'-5' exoribonuclease YhaM family protein, with product MKKENDFIKNFNEDREITSQFLLIEKQIRKTKTNKPYLELTIQDKTGNIKARMFDGRPRKIYEKYQINQVITIKGKIQEYPPESGNFNILIDTIFPSRKYDENDFIQKAENYEKNLKYLQDTLDSVEDTQLTIVLDAFFKDPEFYDKFIQAPAAKIHHHNYLGGLLIHTNEVVKICNALSDIYPELDRQLLVTGALLHDIGKIKTYSYDTNIIDINYEGQMLDHLYIGANMLESKLSNLDIDDKLKVQLIHMILSHHGEKSLGWGSTVDPKIPEAIALHYADDISAKLAKATK